The Metabacillus schmidteae genome has a segment encoding these proteins:
- the uxuA gene encoding mannonate dehydratase, with product MKMTFRWFGSQDDSVTLDQINQIPGMDGIVGGLHDIAAGEVWPLDRILDLKKEVNEKGLNLDIIESVNVHEDIKLGLPSRDHYIENYQQTIRHLAQAGIKVICYNFMPVFDWIRSDLAKVLPDGSTVLAYEKEKIEREDPEVLIKNVENSANGFSLPGWEPERIKKIKRAFELYKDVTEEDLFEHLQYFLKKVIPVAEEHDIKMAIHPDDPPWSIFGLPRIVTNFQNLKRIVNLVDSPSNGLTLCSGSLGASPDNDIPAIMRYFSSINRIPFAHIRNVKIEENGDFTESSHRSSDGSLDIYEIVKALHDTNFKGYVRPDHGRMIWGEQARPGYGLYDRALGIMYLLGIWDSLEKVKAQKNKKRGTLYL from the coding sequence ATGAAAATGACGTTTCGTTGGTTTGGAAGTCAAGATGATAGTGTTACTCTTGATCAAATAAATCAGATTCCGGGAATGGATGGCATCGTTGGGGGACTGCATGATATAGCCGCTGGAGAGGTGTGGCCGCTTGATAGAATTCTCGATTTAAAGAAAGAGGTAAATGAAAAAGGCTTAAACCTTGATATTATTGAGAGTGTAAATGTACATGAAGATATTAAACTGGGATTACCATCCCGTGATCATTATATAGAAAATTATCAACAAACAATTCGTCATTTAGCACAAGCTGGAATAAAAGTCATTTGTTATAACTTTATGCCTGTCTTTGATTGGATTAGATCTGATCTGGCCAAAGTGTTACCTGATGGATCAACAGTACTTGCTTATGAAAAGGAAAAGATTGAACGTGAAGATCCTGAAGTTTTAATAAAAAATGTTGAAAACTCAGCAAATGGCTTTTCCCTACCAGGTTGGGAACCTGAAAGAATTAAAAAAATTAAAAGAGCATTTGAATTATATAAAGATGTTACAGAAGAAGATTTATTTGAACACCTGCAATACTTTTTAAAGAAAGTAATTCCTGTGGCTGAGGAACATGATATAAAGATGGCCATTCATCCTGATGATCCTCCATGGTCAATTTTTGGATTACCAAGAATTGTGACAAATTTTCAGAATTTAAAGAGGATTGTGAATCTTGTGGATAGTCCTTCGAACGGCTTAACATTATGTTCTGGTTCACTTGGTGCAAGTCCTGATAATGATATTCCCGCGATCATGCGGTATTTTTCAAGCATAAACAGGATACCCTTCGCTCATATACGAAATGTAAAAATTGAAGAGAACGGAGATTTCACTGAAAGCTCCCATCGAAGCTCTGACGGATCCCTAGATATTTATGAAATTGTTAAAGCTTTGCATGATACAAACTTTAAAGGATATGTGAGACCAGATCATGGAAGGATGATTTGGGGAGAGCAAGCTCGACCGGGATACGGCTTATATGATCGTGCACTAGGTATTATGTATCTGCTTGGCATTTGGGACAGCTTAGAAAAAGTCAAAGCACAAAAGAATAAAAAACGTGGGACGTTATATTTATAA
- a CDS encoding Nif3-like dinuclear metal center hexameric protein → MGIKVTDVLKQLESPVGNIESTVDSLLFGNGDDEVSGILVAFVASHFAIEHAKKIGANMIVTHEGIFYSHTQNDEVLKNNGVYAQKLKLIKNSGIAIYRLHDHVHKYTPDLITEGLIQKLEWNGYLERHNQTSSILAIPRMSGEEIVAYVKEKLSIPFVRVVGDLSLECARIGLTVGFRGGGETAIPLFEKENVDLIITGEGQEWETPEYIRDAGVQGKKKVLIMIGHAASEEPGMEYLAEKLKSYFPAIQTTFLSNNENLIHPK, encoded by the coding sequence ATGGGAATAAAAGTAACAGATGTTTTGAAACAATTAGAATCTCCTGTTGGGAATATTGAATCAACAGTAGACTCGCTCCTATTTGGAAATGGTGATGATGAGGTAAGTGGCATACTAGTAGCATTCGTCGCATCACATTTTGCTATTGAACATGCCAAAAAAATAGGTGCAAACATGATAGTAACACATGAAGGAATATTTTACAGTCATACTCAAAACGATGAAGTTTTAAAAAATAATGGAGTATATGCTCAAAAGCTAAAACTAATTAAAAACTCAGGAATCGCTATTTACAGATTGCATGACCATGTTCACAAATACACGCCTGATCTAATAACAGAAGGGCTTATCCAGAAATTAGAGTGGAACGGATATTTAGAGAGACATAATCAAACATCATCAATTCTGGCTATCCCACGCATGTCAGGTGAAGAAATCGTTGCGTATGTGAAAGAAAAGCTTTCTATTCCATTTGTTCGAGTCGTAGGAGACTTAAGCCTTGAATGCGCTAGGATTGGACTTACAGTTGGTTTTCGAGGAGGTGGAGAAACAGCTATCCCATTATTCGAAAAAGAAAACGTGGACTTGATTATCACTGGAGAAGGTCAGGAGTGGGAAACACCGGAATATATACGTGACGCAGGAGTTCAAGGTAAGAAAAAGGTCTTAATCATGATTGGTCATGCTGCCAGCGAAGAACCCGGGATGGAATACTTAGCGGAAAAACTCAAGTCCTATTTTCCTGCGATACAGACAACATTTCTATCTAATAATGAAAATTTGATTCATCCTAAATAA
- a CDS encoding GntR family transcriptional regulator, producing the protein MYIDHKPRSSTTSNQVYEELKSQILNLQLSPGTSISEKEMSEKFNVSRTPVRESFLRLSREGLLNVFPQRGTFVSLIDLNLVEEARFMREHLERAVIRLACEAFPQDKLITLEMNLSMQKVCIEQQDYRKMFKLDEEYHKTIFMGCQKYNIWTVIQQMNVHFNRSRMLRLATDFNWYTIYLQHKEIFEGIKEKNPNKAEKLMQEHLMLAVIDKEYLKRSYPNYFK; encoded by the coding sequence ATGTATATAGACCATAAACCAAGATCTTCAACAACAAGCAATCAAGTGTATGAAGAACTAAAATCACAAATATTAAATTTACAACTCTCACCAGGTACAAGTATTTCAGAGAAGGAGATGTCTGAAAAATTCAATGTAAGTCGCACTCCGGTTCGGGAAAGTTTTTTACGACTTTCAAGAGAGGGGCTATTAAACGTTTTTCCTCAAAGAGGAACGTTTGTCTCTTTAATCGACTTAAATTTAGTGGAAGAAGCAAGATTTATGAGGGAGCATTTAGAAAGAGCGGTCATTCGATTAGCTTGTGAAGCATTTCCTCAAGATAAACTAATTACATTAGAAATGAATCTCAGCATGCAAAAGGTTTGTATTGAACAGCAGGATTACCGAAAAATGTTTAAGCTGGATGAAGAATATCATAAGACCATTTTTATGGGGTGTCAAAAGTATAATATATGGACAGTTATTCAACAAATGAATGTTCACTTTAATCGAAGTAGAATGCTCAGGTTAGCGACTGACTTTAACTGGTATACCATTTACTTGCAACATAAAGAAATTTTTGAAGGAATAAAAGAGAAAAACCCTAATAAAGCAGAGAAGTTGATGCAGGAGCATTTAATGCTAGCGGTTATTGATAAGGAATATTTAAAACGATCATATCCGAATTATTTTAAATAG